The Streptococcus pantholopis genome has a segment encoding these proteins:
- a CDS encoding glycoside hydrolase family 70 protein, whose translation MEKKTHYKMHKVKKQWVVIAVTAAAVFTLGGKSSVIKADEATAADVTAASLETEQGQEQSEPSLSDEESPIQTLPSSSDENSEELSGQTSSQEESAQGSEAEAGVQAQIQESQQTPESAYQPVLTTEQAVQAAVKTANTEQEASEIDLTNIRTIDGKQYYIQEDGTAKKNFAISLNGTILYFDAETGALTESSAYWFQEELSDLINTFNANNKIYNEDAASIETINNYITADSWYRPQYILQNGESWVASTESDYRPLLMTWWPSKDIQVAYLNYMNTQGLGTGVSYTNESDQASLTAAAQEVQRNIEIRIAAQQSSEWLRSIMNAFVIEQDMWNKNTESDTSEGNKDHLQGGALLYSNSDLTAYANSDYRLLNRTPTNQTGVPKYFEDDDDPTGGYEFLLANDIDNSNPIVQAEQLNWLHYLMNYGSIVANDPEANFDGVRIDAVDNVNADLLQIASDYFKAYYNVDASEANAINHLSILEAWNDNDPQYNLDTGGAQLPIDNYLRNALLYALARPITDSKSGEQVRSGLEPTITTTLNDRSAEGKYTERMANYVFVRAHDSEVQTVIGQIINDYINPNTDGLTGITTAELEQAFEIYNADMNSADKKYTQTNIPASYSLMLTNKDTITRVYYGDMYTDNGQYMANKSPYYDALETLMKARIKYVAGGQDMAITYVEGQDRENWEWDYNGVLTSVRYGSGAQEATDLGTEETRTQGIAVIVSNNPYLQLGSQDFVRVNMGAAHANQAYRPLLLTTESGLAHYLDDSQVPSDLIRYTDNNGILSFDASDIAGYSQVQVSGYLAVWVPVGAPDNQDVRVAASDEATSNGQVYQSSAALDSQLIYEGFSNFQDFVTTDAEYTNKLIAENVDLFKSWGVTSFEMAPQYVSSEDGSFLDSIILNGYAFEDRYDLAMSKNNKYGSQQDLINAIKALHREGIQVIADWVPDQIYNLPGQEVVTATRVNNFGTYRTDSVIKELLYVVNSKTNGDDYQAQYGGAFLDELAAAYPQIFERVQISNGQRIDPSVKITEWKAEYFNGTNILGRGAYYVLQDAASNKYFTLDENGVFLPKVLTGQEGVTGFYHDGTGMTYYSTSGYQAKNAFVNENGYYYYFDENGYMVTGRQTIGNKQYYFLPNGAQLRDAVYEDNDGKQYYYGPLGDMYTNNYYAFDNQWRYFDSNGVMARGLITIDGVTQYFDENGYQIKGELVTDSDGNIRYFDANSGAMTVNTFIKQGANNWYYFNAQGRAVKGAQTIAGQRLYFDENGIQVKGQLVSDNSGRISYYHPDSGELVVGRFATTGNNVWYYFDNNGYAVTGSQVINGQNLFFNSDGSQVKGYFAQDETGNNYYYDANSGERVSGHFATTGNNVWYYLDNNGHAVTGPQIINNQVLYFNEDGSQVKGNLVTDSNGNNYYYDADSGDMAVNTFIFADGSWYYFGAEGKALTGLQVINGQRLYFNTDGSQVKGDIVRLASGRVNYYDADSGEQVRSQWVIMPNGQAVYFDSNGEGIYNP comes from the coding sequence ATGGAGAAAAAGACACATTACAAAATGCACAAAGTCAAAAAGCAGTGGGTAGTTATTGCTGTCACTGCTGCTGCAGTTTTTACTCTGGGAGGAAAAAGCAGTGTCATCAAGGCTGATGAAGCAACTGCAGCAGATGTTACGGCTGCTTCTTTGGAGACAGAACAAGGTCAAGAACAGTCTGAGCCTTCTTTGTCTGACGAAGAGAGCCCGATACAAACTCTTCCTTCTTCCTCAGATGAAAATTCAGAGGAGCTGTCTGGGCAGACATCATCTCAAGAGGAGTCTGCACAAGGATCCGAGGCTGAAGCAGGAGTTCAAGCACAGATTCAAGAAAGTCAGCAAACCCCTGAATCCGCTTATCAGCCTGTTTTGACAACAGAACAAGCTGTTCAAGCTGCAGTAAAGACTGCAAATACTGAGCAAGAAGCGTCTGAAATTGATCTGACCAATATCAGAACGATTGATGGAAAGCAGTATTATATTCAGGAAGACGGGACAGCCAAGAAAAATTTTGCCATCAGTTTAAACGGAACAATTCTTTATTTTGATGCGGAAACAGGAGCCTTGACTGAATCCTCTGCTTATTGGTTTCAAGAAGAGCTGTCTGATCTGATTAATACATTTAATGCCAATAATAAGATTTATAATGAAGACGCAGCCAGTATTGAGACAATCAATAACTATATTACCGCTGATTCCTGGTACCGTCCGCAGTATATCCTGCAGAACGGAGAATCTTGGGTGGCATCAACTGAAAGCGACTACCGTCCGCTTTTAATGACTTGGTGGCCAAGTAAAGATATTCAAGTGGCTTATTTAAATTATATGAACACACAAGGCTTGGGAACAGGCGTTTCTTATACGAATGAAAGCGATCAGGCCAGTTTAACAGCAGCAGCACAGGAGGTTCAAAGAAATATTGAAATCAGAATTGCTGCCCAGCAGTCATCTGAATGGCTGCGTTCTATTATGAATGCTTTTGTCATTGAGCAGGATATGTGGAATAAAAATACGGAATCTGATACCTCTGAAGGTAATAAAGATCATTTGCAGGGCGGTGCCTTATTATACAGCAACAGTGATTTAACCGCCTATGCCAATTCAGATTACCGTCTGCTTAATCGGACTCCGACTAATCAGACAGGGGTTCCTAAATATTTTGAAGATGATGACGATCCTACAGGCGGCTATGAATTCCTGTTAGCTAATGATATTGATAATTCTAATCCTATTGTTCAGGCTGAACAGCTGAATTGGCTGCATTATTTGATGAACTACGGCTCTATTGTTGCTAATGATCCGGAAGCTAACTTTGATGGTGTGCGGATCGATGCCGTGGATAATGTCAATGCTGACCTTTTGCAGATTGCTTCTGACTATTTCAAAGCTTACTATAATGTAGATGCCAGCGAAGCCAATGCGATTAATCATCTTTCCATTTTAGAAGCTTGGAATGATAATGATCCTCAATATAATCTTGATACTGGCGGAGCTCAGCTCCCTATCGATAATTACTTGCGCAATGCCCTTTTGTATGCCCTCGCCCGTCCGATTACCGATTCAAAAAGCGGGGAACAGGTGAGGAGCGGTCTTGAACCGACCATCACGACAACTTTAAATGACCGTTCGGCAGAAGGCAAGTACACTGAACGGATGGCTAACTATGTCTTTGTCCGCGCTCATGACAGCGAAGTACAGACCGTCATCGGTCAAATCATTAATGATTACATTAATCCCAACACTGATGGTTTAACAGGAATTACAACAGCTGAGCTGGAACAGGCCTTTGAAATCTACAATGCTGATATGAATTCAGCAGACAAGAAATACACGCAAACCAATATTCCAGCCTCCTATTCTTTGATGCTGACTAATAAGGACACCATTACTCGAGTATATTACGGCGATATGTATACGGATAACGGGCAGTATATGGCTAATAAATCTCCTTACTATGATGCTCTTGAAACCTTAATGAAAGCCCGCATCAAATATGTTGCCGGCGGTCAGGATATGGCGATAACTTATGTAGAAGGTCAAGACAGGGAAAACTGGGAATGGGATTATAACGGCGTTCTGACTTCAGTTCGTTATGGGAGCGGTGCTCAAGAGGCAACAGACTTAGGGACTGAAGAAACAAGAACACAAGGGATAGCGGTCATTGTCAGCAATAATCCTTATTTACAGCTCGGCAGTCAGGATTTTGTCCGTGTTAATATGGGAGCTGCACACGCTAACCAGGCCTACCGTCCTTTGTTATTGACAACTGAATCAGGTTTGGCTCATTATTTAGATGACAGCCAAGTTCCTTCCGATCTCATTCGCTATACCGATAACAATGGCATCTTAAGTTTTGATGCCAGCGATATAGCCGGCTACAGCCAAGTTCAGGTTTCGGGCTACTTAGCTGTTTGGGTGCCGGTAGGAGCTCCGGATAATCAAGATGTCCGTGTAGCTGCCAGTGATGAAGCAACATCAAACGGTCAAGTGTATCAATCGTCCGCTGCACTTGATTCACAGCTGATTTATGAAGGGTTCTCTAATTTTCAGGATTTTGTTACCACTGATGCCGAGTACACAAATAAACTGATTGCAGAAAATGTTGACCTCTTTAAGTCATGGGGGGTAACTTCTTTTGAAATGGCACCGCAGTATGTCTCTTCTGAAGATGGTTCCTTCTTAGATTCTATTATCTTAAACGGTTATGCCTTTGAAGATAGATATGATCTGGCTATGAGTAAAAATAATAAATACGGTTCCCAGCAGGATTTGATTAACGCTATCAAGGCCCTGCACCGAGAAGGTATTCAGGTGATTGCCGACTGGGTTCCAGATCAAATCTATAACCTTCCGGGGCAGGAAGTGGTGACAGCAACACGGGTCAATAATTTTGGAACCTATCGGACTGATTCGGTCATTAAAGAACTGCTTTACGTCGTTAACAGCAAAACAAACGGTGATGATTATCAGGCACAGTACGGCGGTGCCTTCTTAGATGAATTAGCAGCAGCTTATCCGCAAATCTTTGAGCGTGTTCAAATTTCCAACGGCCAGCGGATTGACCCATCCGTTAAGATTACGGAATGGAAGGCTGAATACTTCAATGGAACAAATATTCTCGGTCGTGGCGCTTATTATGTGCTGCAGGATGCTGCCAGCAACAAATACTTTACTTTGGACGAAAACGGCGTCTTCCTGCCTAAAGTGCTGACCGGACAAGAAGGTGTGACTGGATTTTATCACGATGGTACCGGCATGACATACTACTCTACAAGCGGCTATCAAGCCAAGAATGCCTTTGTCAATGAAAATGGTTATTACTACTATTTTGATGAAAACGGCTATATGGTTACCGGCAGGCAGACGATCGGCAATAAGCAGTATTATTTCCTGCCAAACGGGGCTCAGCTTCGTGATGCTGTCTACGAAGACAATGATGGTAAGCAGTATTACTATGGTCCACTGGGTGATATGTATACCAATAATTACTATGCTTTCGACAATCAATGGCGCTACTTTGACAGCAATGGTGTGATGGCCCGAGGTCTCATAACAATTGATGGGGTAACCCAGTATTTTGATGAAAATGGCTATCAAATCAAAGGGGAACTTGTGACAGATTCAGACGGCAATATTCGGTATTTCGATGCTAATTCAGGCGCCATGACTGTCAATACCTTTATTAAACAGGGAGCTAACAACTGGTATTATTTCAATGCTCAGGGACGGGCTGTCAAAGGAGCACAGACAATAGCCGGTCAGCGGCTCTACTTTGATGAAAATGGTATCCAAGTTAAGGGGCAGCTGGTGAGCGATAACAGCGGACGGATTTCTTACTATCATCCTGATTCTGGTGAACTGGTAGTCGGCCGGTTTGCAACGACCGGTAACAATGTCTGGTATTACTTTGACAATAACGGCTATGCTGTTACCGGCTCTCAGGTTATTAACGGACAGAACCTTTTCTTTAACTCGGACGGCAGTCAGGTAAAAGGCTATTTTGCCCAAGATGAGACTGGCAACAACTATTATTATGATGCCAATTCAGGTGAGAGGGTGAGCGGTCATTTCGCAACGACCGGCAATAATGTTTGGTATTATCTGGACAATAACGGCCATGCTGTCACCGGCCCACAGATTATCAATAATCAGGTTCTCTATTTTAATGAGGACGGCAGTCAGGTTAAGGGAAATCTTGTTACTGATAGTAACGGCAACAACTATTATTATGATGCTGATTCCGGCGATATGGCTGTTAATACCTTCATTTTCGCTGATGGCAGCTGGTATTATTTTGGTGCAGAAGGAAAAGCTCTTACCGGTCTGCAAGTGATTAACGGCCAGCGTCTGTACTTTAATACAGATGGCAGTCAGGTCAAAGGCGATATAGTCAGACTGGCGTCTGGGAGGGTCAACTACTATGATGCTGACTCCGGCGAACAGGTCCGCAGCCAATGGGTTATAATGCCAAATGGCCAAGCTGTTTATTTTGACAGCAATGGTGAAGGAATCTATAATCCTTAA
- a CDS encoding DUF1858 domain-containing protein encodes MHNTIDLRKPVAETIREHPEVKEILIDLGFKPLGNPLMLKTLGQATSLKNGSKMTKIPLETIKRTLSFHGYDVIGDD; translated from the coding sequence ATGCACAACACAATAGATTTAAGAAAACCTGTCGCAGAAACGATTAGGGAACATCCGGAAGTTAAGGAGATTTTGATTGATTTGGGTTTTAAACCCTTGGGCAATCCTCTGATGCTCAAAACATTAGGTCAGGCTACCAGCCTTAAAAACGGCTCCAAGATGACTAAGATTCCTTTAGAAACGATTAAAAGGACCTTATCCTTTCATGGTTATGATGTAATAGGAGATGACTGA
- the truB gene encoding tRNA pseudouridine(55) synthase TruB has protein sequence MITGIINLKKEAGMTSNDAVLKLRKILQEKKIGHGGTLDPDVVGVLPIAVGKATRIIEYMMDSGKVYQGRITLGFSTTTEDAGGQLVDRTPVTDDLNEKTVDQAMQTFIGRIEQKPPMYSAVKVKGRRLYDYARRGETVERPVRQVSVYEFIRTSPLTFEDGTCSFSFRLSCSKGTYVRTLAVDLGAALGYASHMSFLERTASSGLELEEARTLSAIQKQVENNDFSFLLPLEYGVRHLPFVDLNQEQADDLAHGRKVQLERQEKLLAGFYQDRLLAVLRAYDEGKYKPHKVFV, from the coding sequence ATGATTACTGGAATTATCAATTTGAAAAAAGAAGCAGGCATGACCTCCAATGATGCTGTTTTGAAACTGCGTAAAATATTGCAGGAAAAAAAGATTGGGCATGGCGGAACGCTTGATCCTGATGTTGTCGGTGTTTTACCAATCGCTGTCGGCAAAGCAACCAGAATTATCGAATATATGATGGATAGCGGTAAAGTTTACCAGGGTCGGATTACCCTTGGTTTTTCGACAACGACAGAAGATGCCGGCGGTCAGCTAGTAGACAGGACACCGGTGACAGACGACTTAAATGAAAAGACTGTAGATCAGGCTATGCAGACTTTTATCGGCCGTATTGAACAGAAACCGCCTATGTATTCAGCAGTCAAAGTTAAAGGCCGCAGACTGTATGATTATGCCCGCAGGGGAGAAACTGTAGAGCGGCCAGTGCGTCAGGTATCTGTTTACGAATTTATCCGCACAAGTCCTCTGACTTTTGAGGATGGCACCTGTTCTTTTTCATTTAGATTGTCATGCAGCAAGGGGACTTATGTCCGGACTTTAGCAGTGGACTTAGGTGCAGCATTAGGATACGCCAGCCACATGTCTTTTCTTGAACGGACAGCCTCTTCAGGTTTAGAACTTGAAGAGGCCCGCACCCTCTCAGCAATTCAAAAGCAGGTCGAAAATAATGATTTTTCCTTTTTACTCCCCTTAGAGTATGGAGTGCGACATTTACCCTTTGTTGACTTAAATCAGGAACAGGCTGATGATTTGGCGCATGGGCGCAAAGTTCAACTGGAAAGACAGGAAAAGCTCTTAGCCGGCTTTTATCAGGATAGGCTGCTGGCTGTTTTAAGAGCATACGATGAAGGAAAATATAAACCGCATAAGGTCTTTGTTTAA
- a CDS encoding cation diffusion facilitator family transporter: MEEHDHHFDFRNQSSSRIFIAFLANFCFALIEMVFGRLFNSSAILADAVHDFGDALAIGTSYYFERLSKRRSDYKYTLGYLRFSLLGALMTAVILILGSVFVLVENVPKLFNPEPVNYRGMFILGLIAIVVNVIASRVLNSDASEHESVLSLHFLEDILGWLAVIIVSLVLHFTDWYFLDPLLSIIISGYILSQALPKFIKNLSVFLERSPANFDIRQIEKDILKLDSVRAINQLNVWSLDGRRNIAMVHLLVTSDCNEQLIKDQVHHIFHAYNIIESAVECDHSTFQHLHHSPYDRRSF; this comes from the coding sequence ATGGAGGAGCATGATCATCATTTTGATTTTCGTAATCAGTCCAGCAGCCGGATTTTTATAGCTTTTTTAGCAAATTTTTGCTTTGCTCTTATTGAAATGGTTTTTGGCAGGCTTTTTAATTCCAGCGCTATTTTGGCTGATGCTGTTCATGACTTTGGTGATGCTTTGGCTATCGGGACTTCCTATTATTTTGAACGGCTATCTAAGCGCAGGAGCGATTACAAATACACATTGGGATATTTGCGTTTCAGCCTTCTGGGGGCCTTAATGACAGCTGTTATTTTGATTTTGGGTTCTGTATTCGTTCTTGTGGAGAATGTTCCCAAGCTTTTTAATCCAGAACCTGTCAATTACCGCGGCATGTTCATTCTTGGTCTAATAGCGATTGTTGTAAATGTTATCGCCAGCCGTGTGCTAAACAGCGATGCTTCTGAACATGAATCAGTTTTAAGCCTGCACTTTTTGGAAGATATTTTAGGCTGGCTTGCTGTTATTATTGTTTCCCTTGTTTTGCACTTTACGGACTGGTACTTCCTCGATCCTCTCTTGTCCATTATCATTTCAGGCTATATTTTAAGTCAGGCCCTGCCGAAATTTATTAAAAATTTGTCTGTTTTTTTGGAACGTTCTCCGGCAAATTTTGATATTAGGCAAATTGAAAAAGACATTCTTAAATTAGACTCAGTAAGGGCCATTAATCAGCTCAATGTTTGGTCGCTGGATGGGCGCAGAAACATTGCTATGGTTCACTTATTAGTGACTTCAGACTGCAATGAGCAACTGATTAAAGATCAAGTGCATCACATTTTTCACGCTTACAATATCATAGAATCAGCTGTTGAGTGTGATCATTCTACTTTTCAGCATCTGCATCACAGCCCATATGACCGAAGGAGCTTTTAA
- a CDS encoding MptD family putative ECF transporter S component: MNNEKGVKMINLTKEDGKIVMIHALLYFLCVGAGTAISILLFRSPNMFYAPAMTALLAGWVYFHLLEQLPKFGPITLIGFFISLFFLLSRHYILAAFPNLLFAFLADLLARSKMYQSQPLNLLSYLIFSLGNTAPLLAMWVSRQGYIAYLLNKGKDMAYVNRVMLDFTISNGAALLGSVIIAGLAGGLIGSWFLKHRKK, translated from the coding sequence ATGAATAATGAAAAAGGGGTTAAAATGATTAACTTAACTAAAGAAGACGGGAAAATTGTAATGATACACGCGCTGCTCTATTTTTTATGTGTCGGTGCGGGGACTGCAATCAGTATTTTGCTCTTTCGCAGTCCCAATATGTTCTATGCTCCGGCTATGACTGCTTTGCTGGCCGGCTGGGTTTACTTTCACCTGCTTGAACAGCTGCCTAAATTTGGTCCGATTACCTTGATAGGATTTTTTATTTCACTTTTCTTCCTCTTATCCAGACATTATATTTTGGCTGCTTTTCCCAATCTTCTGTTTGCTTTTTTGGCGGACCTTCTTGCTCGCTCGAAAATGTATCAGTCACAGCCCCTCAATCTGCTGTCATATCTGATCTTTTCTTTGGGAAATACTGCGCCCTTACTGGCAATGTGGGTATCTAGACAGGGATATATTGCCTATCTTTTAAATAAAGGGAAGGACATGGCCTATGTTAACCGGGTGATGTTGGATTTCACTATCAGTAACGGCGCGGCCCTTTTAGGCAGTGTCATTATTGCAGGGTTAGCCGGAGGTTTGATTGGCAGTTGGTTTTTAAAACACCGTAAAAAGTAA
- a CDS encoding alpha/beta hydrolase, translating into MEITIQRDGLTLFGLLEGTDRIENKEIAVLMHGFKGDLGYRKGALLDELVQALNAAGIATIRFDFNGCGKSGGRFRDMTVLSEILDGLKIIDYVRHVIKAQKIYLIGHSQGGVVASMLAGYLPDVIDKLILLAPAATLKDDALKGECQGVVYDPNHIPDTVVIDGFTVGGDYFRTAQTLPIYEVAENYWGPVLLIHGALDKVVPPLASERYNAVYKNKRYYLLEGAGHNLSGENNQRRTVKELIDSFLRESK; encoded by the coding sequence ATGGAAATTACAATTCAGAGAGATGGATTAACCTTATTTGGTCTACTTGAAGGGACCGATAGAATCGAAAATAAAGAAATTGCTGTTTTAATGCATGGTTTTAAAGGCGATTTAGGCTACCGCAAAGGGGCCCTGCTTGATGAACTTGTTCAGGCGCTGAATGCTGCCGGTATAGCAACCATTCGTTTTGATTTTAACGGTTGCGGCAAGAGCGGGGGACGGTTTCGGGATATGACTGTTTTAAGTGAGATTTTAGATGGCCTGAAGATTATTGACTATGTCCGTCATGTTATAAAAGCACAAAAAATTTATTTAATCGGCCATTCCCAAGGCGGCGTAGTAGCCAGTATGCTGGCCGGCTATTTGCCAGATGTTATTGATAAGCTGATTTTACTGGCACCGGCTGCGACTCTGAAAGATGATGCCCTTAAGGGTGAATGTCAGGGAGTCGTTTATGATCCCAATCATATTCCAGACACTGTTGTAATTGATGGTTTTACGGTTGGCGGTGACTATTTCAGAACAGCTCAGACACTGCCGATTTACGAGGTGGCTGAAAATTATTGGGGGCCTGTTCTGCTCATACATGGAGCTCTAGACAAGGTAGTTCCTCCCCTTGCCTCAGAGCGCTACAATGCTGTCTACAAAAACAAACGTTACTATTTGCTTGAAGGAGCAGGTCACAATTTATCCGGTGAAAATAATCAGCGCCGGACAGTAAAAGAACTGATTGACTCTTTTTTAAGAGAATCAAAATAA
- a CDS encoding DUF438 domain-containing protein — protein MAAERIEILKDILLDLHHGASPESVQEQFNQHFSGVSALEISLMEHELMSSDTGITFEDVMSLCNVHANLFKGAISGVEVPDSDQEGHPVKVFKDENLALRAALLRIRRIISNYTDPENKSYQTEIIKGLRHQFQLLGQFENHYDRKEKLFFPIMESYGHDAPPKVMWGVDDEIRELFAAASDLVQKLPQADIAELSEKFEAFAKEFEEMIFKEESILLMILLEIFTQDDWLAVARESDAYGYAIVKPSEKWQPKRQSFSDKNQSEMTSQLQTELGSDNTQVIETPAGQITVSFTPKEEEAAADRTKPQPFGNGYLSLEQADLLLNHLPFEITFVNKEDIFQYYNDSVPAEDMIFKRTPSQIGRHVELCHPPKVLDKVKQIFKLLRSGQRDKVEMWFKSERLDKFVYVTYAAVRDKNGEFQGVLEYVQDIQPFFELDSDYNRDL, from the coding sequence ATGGCTGCTGAACGTATTGAAATTTTAAAAGATATTCTTTTGGATTTGCATCACGGGGCCAGTCCGGAATCAGTTCAGGAACAGTTTAATCAGCATTTTTCCGGTGTATCGGCTTTGGAAATCTCTCTGATGGAACATGAATTGATGTCATCTGATACAGGAATTACGTTTGAAGATGTTATGAGCCTTTGCAATGTCCATGCCAACCTTTTTAAAGGGGCAATTTCCGGTGTGGAGGTCCCGGACAGTGATCAGGAAGGCCATCCGGTCAAAGTATTTAAGGATGAAAATCTGGCTTTGCGTGCGGCTCTGCTGCGCATCCGCCGTATTATAAGCAACTACACTGATCCTGAAAATAAAAGTTATCAGACAGAAATTATCAAAGGCCTCCGGCACCAGTTCCAGCTTTTGGGTCAGTTTGAAAATCATTATGACCGTAAGGAAAAGCTGTTTTTCCCGATTATGGAAAGCTACGGCCACGATGCTCCGCCCAAAGTCATGTGGGGTGTTGATGACGAGATTCGGGAGCTCTTTGCTGCCGCCTCTGACCTTGTTCAGAAGCTTCCGCAGGCAGACATAGCTGAGCTGTCAGAAAAATTTGAGGCCTTTGCCAAAGAATTTGAAGAAATGATTTTTAAGGAAGAATCTATTCTTTTGATGATTCTCTTAGAAATTTTCACTCAGGACGACTGGCTGGCTGTTGCAAGAGAAAGCGATGCCTACGGCTATGCTATTGTTAAACCGTCTGAGAAATGGCAGCCTAAGCGCCAGTCTTTTTCAGACAAAAATCAAAGTGAAATGACCAGTCAGCTGCAGACAGAATTAGGATCTGACAATACTCAGGTCATTGAAACACCAGCTGGGCAGATTACAGTCAGTTTTACACCAAAAGAAGAAGAGGCAGCAGCTGACCGGACGAAGCCCCAGCCTTTCGGCAACGGCTATCTGTCTCTGGAGCAGGCTGATCTCTTGCTCAACCATCTTCCTTTTGAAATAACTTTTGTCAATAAAGAGGATATTTTTCAGTATTACAATGACAGTGTGCCGGCTGAGGACATGATTTTTAAACGCACACCAAGTCAGATCGGCCGCCATGTTGAACTGTGCCATCCGCCAAAAGTGTTAGACAAGGTAAAGCAGATTTTCAAGCTGCTGAGGAGCGGTCAGCGGGATAAAGTTGAGATGTGGTTCAAATCAGAACGCCTGGACAAATTTGTCTATGTGACTTACGCTGCTGTCCGCGACAAAAACGGTGAGTTTCAAGGGGTACTTGAATACGTTCAGGATATCCAGCCCTTCTTTGAACTGGACAGCGACTATAACCGTGATCTTTAA
- a CDS encoding aromatic acid exporter family protein produces MNPFERTIKTVLAAIFAIWLADSLRLPNASSAGIIAILSVLETRKSTLTIAFQRLQSVLLAFLLAVCAYLLLGFHLYALAVYLFIYVFVAYRLGLEAGIAPSTVLVMHLLAEKSLEPDLIFKELSLFVIGAGLAMLLNVYMPTKEKEIQDFYHRVEAQMKDVLYRFEELLLKGSWENKAEHLNELDETLEQALRLVYLEHHNQLFQQTNYHVHYFEMRRQQTKLLRQMADHISHCHLKGRESQQLAQLFQETALQLSEDNTGLGLIEEIEKLLLIFRQAELPQTRQEFERRATLFQLLQDMERFIQIKVDFYREIS; encoded by the coding sequence ATGAATCCATTTGAAAGAACTATAAAGACTGTTTTAGCGGCAATCTTTGCCATATGGCTGGCTGATAGTCTGAGACTTCCTAATGCGTCTTCTGCCGGCATTATTGCTATATTAAGTGTTTTAGAAACTAGGAAATCAACGCTGACGATAGCTTTTCAGCGGCTGCAGTCTGTTTTGCTGGCTTTTCTTTTGGCTGTCTGTGCTTATCTTCTTTTAGGTTTTCATCTCTATGCCTTGGCAGTCTATCTCTTCATTTATGTTTTTGTCGCTTACCGGCTTGGGCTTGAGGCCGGTATCGCTCCCAGCACCGTTTTGGTTATGCATTTGTTAGCTGAGAAGAGTTTAGAACCTGACTTGATTTTTAAAGAATTATCTTTATTTGTCATTGGAGCAGGTCTAGCCATGCTGCTCAATGTCTATATGCCGACTAAGGAGAAGGAAATTCAGGACTTTTACCATCGTGTTGAAGCACAGATGAAGGATGTCCTTTACCGTTTTGAAGAGCTTTTACTAAAAGGCAGCTGGGAAAATAAAGCGGAGCACCTTAACGAGCTGGATGAAACACTGGAGCAAGCTTTGCGTCTTGTTTATCTAGAACACCATAATCAGCTTTTTCAGCAGACAAACTACCATGTCCACTATTTTGAAATGCGCCGACAGCAGACTAAACTCTTAAGACAAATGGCAGATCACATCAGCCACTGTCACTTAAAAGGTCGGGAAAGCCAGCAGCTGGCTCAGCTTTTTCAGGAAACAGCTCTCCAGTTGAGCGAGGACAATACAGGGCTTGGCCTCATAGAAGAAATTGAAAAGCTTCTGCTTATTTTTCGACAGGCCGAACTGCCGCAGACACGTCAGGAGTTTGAAAGGCGGGCGACACTTTTTCAGCTTCTGCAGGACATGGAGCGCTTTATCCAAATCAAGGTTGATTTCTATCGGGAAATATCTTAA
- a CDS encoding restriction endonuclease subunit S translates to MEILEAYRQKTISKITLKEAAECFKGKAVSASENDGNIAVINLRDLNEEDLDYHNLKTIKAEPHLLSRYLLKEGDVLVATKGTVKKTAVFTDQNRPVIATANITVLRPKDNILGLYIKIFLDSAVGQALLDEADTGKQVMNISREKLLSIEIPRIPLIKQLYLTRRYEEGLQAYQRKLARAVQEWRYLKSDLEKNLF, encoded by the coding sequence TTGGAAATTCTTGAAGCATACAGACAAAAAACAATCAGTAAAATCACTTTAAAAGAAGCAGCAGAGTGCTTCAAAGGCAAGGCAGTTTCAGCATCTGAAAATGATGGAAATATAGCTGTGATTAATCTGCGCGATTTAAATGAAGAGGACCTGGACTATCACAATTTAAAAACAATTAAGGCAGAGCCGCACTTACTTTCCCGTTACTTACTGAAAGAGGGCGATGTTTTGGTTGCTACTAAGGGAACTGTAAAAAAGACCGCAGTTTTTACTGACCAGAACAGGCCGGTCATTGCGACTGCTAATATTACTGTACTGCGTCCTAAAGATAACATTTTGGGCTTGTATATTAAAATCTTTTTGGATTCGGCTGTCGGGCAGGCTCTGCTTGACGAAGCTGATACTGGCAAGCAAGTCATGAATATCAGCCGCGAAAAACTGCTTAGTATTGAAATACCTCGTATACCTTTGATTAAACAATTGTATTTAACCCGACGCTATGAAGAAGGTCTGCAGGCTTATCAGCGAAAATTGGCCCGAGCAGTTCAGGAATGGCGCTATCTAAAAAGCGATCTCGAAAAAAATCTATTTTAA